In Providencia alcalifaciens, the sequence CTTAGACACGTATGTCCTCCAAGGAGGGAATTAGTTACAAAAGAAACATAGGCGATCGAATGATCGCCTAGATAAGTTTTACAGCTATTACTCAGATGCTTTGACGTAGTCAATTGCAGCCTGTACTGTAGTGATCTTTTCAGCTTCTTCGTCAGGGATTTCGCAATCGAACTCTTCTTCCAGAGCCATAACCAGTTCTACTGTGTCAAGAGAATCAGCGCCCAAGTCATCAACAAATGAAGCTGTATTCACAACTTCTTCCTCTTTAACACCCAGTTGTTCAACGATGATTTTCTTAACGCGTTCTTCGATAGTGCTCATACTATTAAAATTCCTATCAAAACTCGCTTTCGCGATGGTTTTCGTAGTTTATGAAATACAGGAAAAGATACAACCCAATCCCGGCTGTGGAAACCATTATTTTGCATAATTTTGTATTAGGCAACACAAAAATATGCAAATGGTTCCCTCATTTCTTTAGATCATGTACATGCCACCATTGACATGCAATGTTTCACCTGTGATGTAAGCAGCTTCGTCAGAAGCTAAAAATGCTACAGCACTGGCAATTTCTTGTGCATCACCCAGTCTATTCGCAGGAACCTGAGATAAAATGCCTGCACGTTGTTCGTCTGTCAATGCCTTAGTCATATCAGTTTCGATAAAACCAGGCGCTACAACGTTAACAGTGATACCACGAGAAGCGACTTCACGAGCTAATGATTTACTAAAACCAATCAGCCCAGCTTTCGCTGCCGCGTAGTTTGTTTGTCCCGCATTTCCCATGACACCCACAACAGATGCGATGGAAATAATACGCCCACAACGTTTTTTCATCATGGCACGCAAAACGGATTTAGACAAACGGTAAACGGATGAAAGATTCGTGTCAATAATATCTTGCCATTCATCATCTTTCATACGCATCAATAAGTTATCACGCGTAATACCAGCATTATTAACTAAAATATCAATTTCGCCAAATTCCGTACGGATCTGGGTCAATGTTTCTTCAATTGATGCTGGATCTGTCACGTTTAACGCTAAGCCTTTGCCTTTACCATCCAAATAGGCAGTAATCGCTTCCGCGCCTTTTTCGCTTGTTGCAGTACCGATAACGGTCGCACCGCGTGCTGTCAATGTTAAAGCAATTGCTTTACCGATCCCACGGCTAGCACCAGTTACCAGTGCAATTTTTCCTTCAAAGCTCATTGTCGTCCTCAGATAGTTTCTAAAGCCGAGTCTAATGATACAGGATCATTGACTGCAACGGCAGTTAAATTAGAGACAATTCGCTTGGTTAGACCAGTCAGAACTTTACCTGGACCCATTTCAACCAATTGCTCAATGCCTTGTTCCGCCATAAATTCGACTGTTTCAGTCCAGCGCACCGGATTATATAATTGGCGCACTAATGCATCACGGATATTTTTCGCAGACGTTTCCATTTTAACATCAACATTGTTAATAACAGGATAGGTCGGCTCACAAAATTCAATTTTTTCTAATGCTTCAGCTAATTTATCTGCAGCTGGCTTCATTAATGCACAGTGGGAAGGCACGCTAACAGACAGTGGTAACGCACGTTTTGCGCCCGCTTCTTTACAAGCCGCGCCTGCACGCTCAACTGCAGCTTTCTCTCCCGCAATAACAACTTGGCCAGGTGAGTTAAAGTTCACAGGTGAAACCACTTGCCCTTGTGCTGCTTCTTGGCATGCTTTCTCGATAGATTCGTTATCTAAACCGATGATTGCATACATTGCGCCAGTACCTTCAGGCACCGCTTCTTGCATCAGTTTGCCGCGCAGCTCTACCAATTTAATGGCTTGTTTGAAGTCAATAACACCTGCACAAACTAATGCTGAATATTCACCAAGGCTATGTCCTGCCATCAATGCAGGCATTTTGCCATTTTTTGCTTGCCAAACACGGAAGATAGCCACTGACGCTGCTAATAATGCAGGTTGAGTCTGCCATGTTTTGTTTAATTCTTCTTCCGGTCCATTTTGAACTAATGCCCAGAGATCGTAACCCAATGCTTCAGACGCTTCAGCGAATGTTTCTTTAATTAGCTGATTTTGTTCTGCTAAATCAGCTAACATCCCTAAAGACTGGGAACCTTGTCCCGGGAATACCATAGCAAATTGTGTCATGTTTGTTTTCTCAGTAAATTAAAAACGAACCAGTGCGGAGCCCCAAGTAAAGCCGCCACCAAATGCTTCTAATAACACTAATTGGCCGCGCTGAATGCGACCATCGCGCACTGCTTCATCGAGTGCTGTTGGGACTGATGCCGCAGAAGTATTTCCATGGCGATCCAGCGTAATAACCACTTTATCCATGGTCATATCCAATTTTTTTGCGGTCGCGGAAATAATTCGTAAATTTGCTTGATGCGGTACTAACCAATCAAGTTCTTCTTTTGCAATGTCGTTTTGCGCCAATGTTTCATCAACGATATGGGCTAATTCACGCACAGCAACTTTAAATACTTCGTTACCTGTCATGGACAAGTAAGCTTGGTCATCTGAACAACGGCTACGGTTTGGTAAGGAGAGCAAATCCCCATAACGCCCGTCGGCATGCAGATGTGTAGAAATGATACCCGGCTCTTCAGAAGCACCGATCACCACAGCTCCCGCCGCGTCACCAAATAGAATAATGGTTCCACGATCATTCGGGTCTAACGTTTTAGATAACGCATCCGCACCAATCACCAGCGCTTTTTTAGTCATGCCCGTTTTAACGAACTGATCAGCGATACTGATAGCATAAGTAAACCCAGCACAAGCTGCTGCCACATCAAATGCCGCGCAATCATTAATTTCCAGCATTTGCTGAATTTGACACGCTGCACTTGGGAATGCGTGAGTTGCGGAGGTTGTCGCGACAATAATTAAACCAATTTCACTGCTGTCGACCTGTGCCATTTCAAGCGCATTTTTTGCTGCTTGGAAGCCCATTGTGGACACGTTCTCATCGGCAGCTGAAATTCGTCTCTCTTTAATACCGGTACGCGTTACAATCCATTCATCAGAAGTATCAACCATTTTTTCCAGATCAGCATTGGTACGAACTTGCGATGGCAAATAGCTGCCTGTTCCTAATATTTTACTGTACATAGGTTATTGATCACTCCTGGGTAAAACAATATTAAGTCGAGCTGTTATTCTTTGGGGAACTTGTCGTTCAACAGCCTGTACCGCACGTTCAATTGCGGCTTTAAACGCATTCTCATTCGCTGCGCCATGACTTTTGATGACAATCCCTTTTAATCCTAACAGAGTCGCGCCGTTATACTGGTCGGGGTTCATATCCCCAAAACGCTTCATTAGCCGTCTTTTCAACCATTTCTTAGCGAGTTGCATAAACCAACTGCTTTTTTTGTTCTCTTCACCGGCTGATTTTAACAATGAAAGAATGACACGAACCACCCCTTCCATTGTTTTTAGTGAGACATTACCTGCGAAGCCGTCACACACTAATACATCCGTCTTGCCTGTCAGCAACTCGTTGCCTTCAACATAACCAATGTAATTAATTGACGCCGTTTCTTTCAACATAGCGGCGGCTTCGCGGATATTGTCCAGCCCTTTACTCTCTTCTTCACCAATATTGAGTAAAGCGACTTTAGGTTGATTGATGTTGGCGATTTCTTCCGCCACCACTGAACCCATCACTGCGAATTGCACGAGCATTTCACTGCTGCAATTCACGTTAGCCCCTAAATCGAGGACAACAGTTTTTCCTTTTTTCTGATTTGGCAAAATGGTCATTAACGCTGGGCGTTCAATACCTTCAATTGATTTTAACATCAACTTTGCCAAGCCCATCAATGCACCCGTATTACCCGCACTCACGCAAGCCTGTGCTTGACCTGTCTTCACTAACTCTAATGCCACTCGCATTGATGTCCCTTTGCTTTGGCGAATTGCGTGGGATGGCTTAGCATCGTTAGCAATGACGTTTTCAGCAGGGATAATTTCGATACGCGAAATTTGCTCCGCACTTTGTTGTGCAAGCAAAGGATGAATGGCTTCGGGTTGACCGACAAGCAGTAATTTCAATGCTGGATTAGATGCCAGTGCCTGCAATGCAGCAGGCACCGTGACGCGGGGACCAACATCCCCGCCCATGGCATCTAACGCGATGGTTAGACTAGCCAAAGTATCAACAATTACTTGCTGATAACCTTACGACCACGGTAGTAACCATCTGCAGTCACGTGGTGACGCAGGTGAGTTTCACCGGAAGTTTTATCTACAGAAACTAGGGTAGCAGTCAGTGCATCATGTGAACGACGCATACCGCGTTTTGAACGAGTTGGTTTATTCTGTTGTACGGCCATTGACCTTACTCCTTAAGTACTTTTCTTTAAACTGGCTAATACGGCAAATGGATTTGGTTTCTCTACCTCAGGAGGTAGTTCACCATACACCATGTCCGCTTCGGACACTTCACAGTGTTCAGAATCATGAACCGGAACCACTGGTAGGGATAGAATTATTTCATCTTCTAACATTCCCAGCAAATTTATTTCACCAAATTCATCTACATAAACTGGTTCATACTGTTCCGGTAATGCTTCGGCCTTTTCGTCACTGACGACAGGACTAAAACAATACGATACGTAGACATGATGTTTGAAATCTTTTCTGCAACGTTGGCATTGTAGGGTGACATCCAATTCAGAATGTCCCTCTATGACCGTCAAGCGCTGATTATCAATTTTAAATGATAATTTGCTTTCAACATCACTATCTACACTGACTACTGATTCGGCAATTCGTGTAACTTGCTCAGGTGTGTAACTCCCGACATAGTCGAGGTTTTTCTGAGCTGCACGCTGCGCATCGATAGTCAGGGGTAATTTTACCTTTTGCATAAGGCGCGCATATTAACTTTGTAATGAACTATAGTCAAAGAAAAAGGCGGGATAAACTCGCCTTTTCACCAAAAAATCGCCGGTTAAGCGGATATAGTTTAAAATGAGTTAACCCTTTTGGCTATGAGTTTCGAGAAAAATCATGAAATCGATTATTTTGGCGTCAACCTCTGAATACCGACAAGCCTTACTGAAGAAGCTGGGCATCCCATTTCTAGCCGCTGCACCCAACATTGATGAAACCCCTATTCTACAGGAATCGGCTCAAGCTTTAGTGATGCGCTTATCTCACGAAAAAGCCAATGCATTGGCTTTTCAATATCCACAACATTTAATTATCGGCTCTGACCAAGTCTGCGTCATTGACGATAAAATTGTCGGAAAACCGCACAATTTTGATAA encodes:
- the acpP gene encoding acyl carrier protein, giving the protein MSTIEERVKKIIVEQLGVKEEEVVNTASFVDDLGADSLDTVELVMALEEEFDCEIPDEEAEKITTVQAAIDYVKASE
- the fabG gene encoding 3-oxoacyl-ACP reductase FabG; translated protein: MSFEGKIALVTGASRGIGKAIALTLTARGATVIGTATSEKGAEAITAYLDGKGKGLALNVTDPASIEETLTQIRTEFGEIDILVNNAGITRDNLLMRMKDDEWQDIIDTNLSSVYRLSKSVLRAMMKKRCGRIISIASVVGVMGNAGQTNYAAAKAGLIGFSKSLAREVASRGITVNVVAPGFIETDMTKALTDEQRAGILSQVPANRLGDAQEIASAVAFLASDEAAYITGETLHVNGGMYMI
- the fabD gene encoding ACP S-malonyltransferase, which codes for MTQFAMVFPGQGSQSLGMLADLAEQNQLIKETFAEASEALGYDLWALVQNGPEEELNKTWQTQPALLAASVAIFRVWQAKNGKMPALMAGHSLGEYSALVCAGVIDFKQAIKLVELRGKLMQEAVPEGTGAMYAIIGLDNESIEKACQEAAQGQVVSPVNFNSPGQVVIAGEKAAVERAGAACKEAGAKRALPLSVSVPSHCALMKPAADKLAEALEKIEFCEPTYPVINNVDVKMETSAKNIRDALVRQLYNPVRWTETVEFMAEQGIEQLVEMGPGKVLTGLTKRIVSNLTAVAVNDPVSLDSALETI
- a CDS encoding beta-ketoacyl-ACP synthase III, with protein sequence MYSKILGTGSYLPSQVRTNADLEKMVDTSDEWIVTRTGIKERRISAADENVSTMGFQAAKNALEMAQVDSSEIGLIIVATTSATHAFPSAACQIQQMLEINDCAAFDVAAACAGFTYAISIADQFVKTGMTKKALVIGADALSKTLDPNDRGTIILFGDAAGAVVIGASEEPGIISTHLHADGRYGDLLSLPNRSRCSDDQAYLSMTGNEVFKVAVRELAHIVDETLAQNDIAKEELDWLVPHQANLRIISATAKKLDMTMDKVVITLDRHGNTSAASVPTALDEAVRDGRIQRGQLVLLEAFGGGFTWGSALVRF
- the plsX gene encoding phosphate acyltransferase PlsX encodes the protein MASLTIALDAMGGDVGPRVTVPAALQALASNPALKLLLVGQPEAIHPLLAQQSAEQISRIEIIPAENVIANDAKPSHAIRQSKGTSMRVALELVKTGQAQACVSAGNTGALMGLAKLMLKSIEGIERPALMTILPNQKKGKTVVLDLGANVNCSSEMLVQFAVMGSVVAEEIANINQPKVALLNIGEEESKGLDNIREAAAMLKETASINYIGYVEGNELLTGKTDVLVCDGFAGNVSLKTMEGVVRVILSLLKSAGEENKKSSWFMQLAKKWLKRRLMKRFGDMNPDQYNGATLLGLKGIVIKSHGAANENAFKAAIERAVQAVERQVPQRITARLNIVLPRSDQ
- the rpmF gene encoding 50S ribosomal protein L32; the protein is MAVQQNKPTRSKRGMRRSHDALTATLVSVDKTSGETHLRHHVTADGYYRGRKVISK
- the yceD gene encoding 23S rRNA accumulation protein YceD is translated as MQKVKLPLTIDAQRAAQKNLDYVGSYTPEQVTRIAESVVSVDSDVESKLSFKIDNQRLTVIEGHSELDVTLQCQRCRKDFKHHVYVSYCFSPVVSDEKAEALPEQYEPVYVDEFGEINLLGMLEDEIILSLPVVPVHDSEHCEVSEADMVYGELPPEVEKPNPFAVLASLKKST